In gamma proteobacterium HIMB55, the genomic stretch TGCACCTATCGGTATCGGCCAGTTTATTGTGGATGTCCAGCACGTTTTCGCAGAAATGTATTCTGAGTCACCTAACTTTAAACGTGACGGTTCACAGTTCGATCTCTTACTGAAAGACGGCCAAAAATTAGCGCTAGGGCTCTTGTCTATCGAAGCGATTCACGTTCCTGGTCACACGCCCGCTTGTATGGCCTACAAGATTGGTAACGCGGTTTTTGTGGGCGACACTTTGTTTATGCCCGATTCAGGCACCGCGAGATGTGATTTCCCCGGAGGCAGCGCGAGCGCGCTTTATCATTCGATACAGCGTTTATTGAAGCTTGCAGCCGAAACACGGGTTTTTGTGTGTCACGACTATCAACCAAACGGACGTGAATTAGCATTTGAAGCAACGATCAGCGCTCATAAAAACGAGAACGTACACGTGGGTAACGGTATTAACGAGTCCGAGTTCGTTGCCATGCGAACAGCAAGAGACACTCAACTGCAGATGCCTCGACTCATGCTTCCGTCCATGCAGGTAAACATTCGTGCGGGCGCCCTTCCCGCTCATCCAGTCTCTTCTCGGCCCGTTATAACTATGCCGATAAATGCGTTTAGCGACAGTGATGTGGAAGAATTAGTAGAGAAACCAATCACTTAGAACCCCATATTCACGTTTTTTGGACTCTCGAGGCGCACAGCGCGATGTCTCAGAACTGATCTTTCAGCCCGAATAGCGATCGATTATCTGCTTCCCAAGCGCCATCTGGTGCACTTGGTCGGGCCCATCCGCCTGACGGCACCAGCGGGCGTAGTTGTAGGCTTCCGCCATCATGTAATCCTCAGTCAGCCCCCCTGCCCCATGAATCTGCATGCATCGATCGATCACCTTTTGCACGAGGAATGGGATGGTGGTCTTGGTGGCTGCGATCATATCGACGGATGCGGGAACACCCTGAGAATCGATTTTATGACATGCCTTCAGGAGAAGTAAGCGAGCCATTTCGATCTCAGAGAAGCACTTTGAAATGTCTTCTCTGACGCTTTGATGTTTACTCAATAAACGCCCGAAAGTAGTTCGGCTATTGGCT encodes the following:
- a CDS encoding Zn-dependent hydrolase, glyoxylase (PFAM: Metallo-beta-lactamase superfamily), whose protein sequence is MRIYYIGDRGCIVALGYLSLGPLQRNMSSDNATPAVTAFFDKTTSTLSYVVADMESKVCAIIDPVLEYDETSAEITTLGAEKILEHLQVHGLSCEYILETHVHADHLSAGYFLRQRAAAPIGIGQFIVDVQHVFAEMYSESPNFKRDGSQFDLLLKDGQKLALGLLSIEAIHVPGHTPACMAYKIGNAVFVGDTLFMPDSGTARCDFPGGSASALYHSIQRLLKLAAETRVFVCHDYQPNGRELAFEATISAHKNENVHVGNGINESEFVAMRTARDTQLQMPRLMLPSMQVNIRAGALPAHPVSSRPVITMPINAFSDSDVEELVEKPIT